In a single window of the Maniola jurtina chromosome 4, ilManJurt1.1, whole genome shotgun sequence genome:
- the LOC123864340 gene encoding protein obstructor-E-like, with protein MKVFIVLAAVAALTSAQSQFKCPNKDGQYEDDRQCDKFYQCVDGVATTKLCPDGLVFDPTIRKINKCDQPFNVDCGDRTELQPASSSEKCPRRNGFFSHPDPAVCNIFFNCIEGEVVEVKCTAGLHFDEYSGTCVWPDSAGRQGCNAQDKKTKDGFECPKDQKKDPQGQAVAHPKFPHPNDCQRFYVCLNGVEPRDLGCQVGEVYNEETERCDAPENVRGCEDWYKDSEDAAPGPKARS; from the exons ATGAAAGTGTTCATCGTATTGGCTGCTGTAGCCGCTCTTACGa GTGCGCAATCGCAATTCAAATGCCCCAACAAAGATGGCCAGTATGAAGATGATCGGCAGTGTGACAAATTCTACCAGTGCGTGGATGGTGTTGCCACCACCAAGCTGTGCCCCGACGGACTTGTGTTCGACCCCACCATCAGGAAAATCAACAAGTGCGACCAACCCTTCAATGTAGACTGTGGTGACAGGACCGAACTCC AACCCGCAAGTTCTAGCGAGAAATGCCCCCGCCGCAACGGCTTCTTCTCTCACCCAGACCCTGCCGTCTGCAACATATTCTTCAACTGTATCGAAGGTGAAGTGGTCGAGGTCAAGTGTACCGCTGGTCTCCACTTCGACGAATACTCCGGAACCTGTGTGTGGCCCGATTCTGCTGGCAGACAAGGATGTAATGCCCAAGACA AGAAGACTAAGGATGGTTTCGAGTGCCCCAAGGATCAGAAGAAAGACCCCCAGGGTCAAGCCGTCGCTCACCCCAAGTTCCCCCACCCTAACGACTGCCAACGTTTCTATGTGTGCTTGAACGGTGTTGAGCCCCGTGACCTTGGCTGCCAAGTCGGAGAGGTCTACAATGAGGAAACCGAAAGGTGTGACGCGCCTGAGAACGTACGCGGATG